Part of the Anopheles gambiae chromosome 3, idAnoGambNW_F1_1, whole genome shotgun sequence genome is shown below.
GCCCGGGACGGGAAAGACGCTGCTTGCCCGTGCCGTCGCCGGAGAGGCCGGTGTGCCATTCTTCCACGCTGCTGGGCCCGAGTTCGATGAGGTTCTAGTTGGACAGGGAGCACGCCGCGTTCGTGATCTTTTCAGTAAGCTTTGACGTGAATTTCCCCGTCCTGTTATACCGCCCATTCGTTCGGCAttcattcgtttgtttttccatcttATTGTTTGGGTATGAATTTCAGAGGCCGCCAAGGAGCGTGCGCCATGCGTAATCTTCATCGATGAAATCGATTCCGTCGGTGCGAAGCGTACCAACTCGGTGCTACATCCGTACGCGAACCAAACGATCAATCAGCTGCTGTCGGAAATGGACGGCTTCCAGCAGAACGAGGGCGTGATCGTGCTGGGTGCAACGAACCGACGCGATGATCTTGACCAGGCGCTGCTGCGCCCGGGCCGTTTCGATGTGGAGGTGGTCGTGCCGACGCCCGACTTTACCGGGCGGAAGGAAATTCTCACGTACTATTTGGGCAAAATTCTTAGCCGCGAGATCAACATCGATCAGCTTGCGCGAGGGACGACTGGATTCACGGGAGCGGACATTGAGAATATGGTCAATCAGGCGGCTTTGCGGTAAGAATAGCACATTGGCCAATAGTACAATTCGCAGCGATGCTAATGTTGGTTTGGCTACTGTTCTTTAGCGCGGCAATCGACGGAGCTGAAACGGTGTCGATGAAACATTTGGAAAATGCACGCGACAAAGTACTTATGGGACCGGAGCGAAAGTCGCGTCTGCCGGACGAGGAAGCCAACAAAATTACTGCATACCACGAAGGTGGACATGCCATAGTTGCTTACTATACAAAGGTAAGTCATCGTCTGTATGATTAAcattgctctgtgtgtgtgtgtgtgtgtgtgtgtgtgtgtgtgtgtgtgtgtgtgtgtgtgtgtgtgtgtgtgtgtgtgtgtgtgtgtgtgtgtgtgtgtgtgtgtgtgtgtgtgtgtgtgtgtgtgtgtgtgtgtgtgtgtgtgtgtgtgtgtgtgtgtgtgtgtgtgtgtgtgtgtgtgtgtgtgtgtgtgtgtgtgtgtgtgtgtgtgtgtgtgtgtgtgtgtgtgtgtgtgtgtgtgtgtgtgtgtgtgtgtgtgtgtgtgtgtgtgtgtgtgtgtgtgtgtgtgtgtgtgtgtgtgtgtgtgtgtgtgtgtgtgtgtgtgtgtgtgtgtgtgtgtgtgtgtgtgtgtgtgtgtgtgtgtgtgtgtgtgtgtgtgtgtgtgtgtgtgtgtgtgtgtgtgtgtgtgtgtgtgtgtgtgtgtgtgtgtgtgtgtgtgtgtgtgtgtgtgtgtgtgtgtgtgtgtgtgtgtgtgtgtgtgtgtgtgtgtgtgtgtgtgtgtgtgtgtgtgtgtgtgtgtgtgtgtgtgtgtgtgtgtgtgtgtgtgtgtgtgtgtgtgtgtgtgtgtgtgtgtgtgtgtgtgtgtgtgtgtgtgtgtgtgtgtgtgtgtgtgtgtgtgtgtgtgtgtgtgtgtgtgtgtgtgtgtgtgtgtgtgtgtgtgtgtgtgtgtgtgtgtgtgtgtgtgtgtgtgtgtgtgtgtgtgtgtgtgtgtgtgtgtgtgtgtgtgtgtgtgtgtgtgtgtgtgtgtgtgtgtgtgtgtgtgtgtgtgtgtgtgtgtgtgtgtgtgtgtgtgtgtgtgtgtgtgtgtgtgtgtgtgtgtgtgtgtgtgtgtgtgtgtgtgtgtgtgtgtgtgtgtgtgtgtgtgtgtgtgtgtgtgtgtgtgtgtgtgtgtgtgtgtgtgtgtgtgtgtgtgtgtgtgtgtgtgtgtgtgtgtgtgtgtgtgtgtgtgtgtgtgtgtgtgtgtgtgtgtgtgtgtgtgtgtgtgtgtgtgtgtgtgtgtgtgtgtgtgtgtgtgtgtgtgtgtgtgtgtgtgtgtgtgtgtgtgtgtgtgtgtgtgtgtgtgtgtgtgtgtgtgtgtgtgtgtgtgtgtgtgtgtgtgtgtgtgtgtgtgtgtgtgtgtgtgtgtgtgtgtgtgtgtgtgtgtgtgtgtgtgtgtgtgtgtgtgtgtgtgtgtgtgtgtgtgtgtgtgtgtgtgtgtgtgtgtgtgtgtgtgtgtgtgtgtgtgtgtgtgtgtgtgtgtgtgtgtgtgtgtgtgtgtgtgtgtgtgtgtgtgtgtgtgtgtgtgtgtgtgtgtgtgtgtgtgtgtgtgtgtgtgtgtgtgtgtgtgtgtgtgtgtgtgtgtgtgtgtgtgtgtgtgtgtgtgtgtgtgtgtgtgtgtgtgtgtgtgtgtgtgtgtgtgtgtgtgtgtgtgtgtgtgtgtgtgtgtgtgtgtgtgtgtgtgtgtgtgtgtgtgtgtgtgtgtgtgtgtgtgtgtgtgtgtgtgtgtgtgtgtgtgtgtgtgtgtgtgtgtgtgtgtgtgtgtgtgtgtgtgtgtgtgtgtgtgtgtgtgtgtgtgtgtgtgtgtgtgtgtgtgtgtgtgtgtgtgtgtgtgtgtgtgtgtgtgtgtgtgtgtgtgtgtgtgtgtgtgtgtgtgtgtgtgtgtgtgtgtgtgtgtgtgtgtgtgtgtgtgtgtgtgtgtgtgtgtgtgtgtgtgtgtgtgtgtgtgtgtgtgtgtgtgtgtgtgtgtgtgtgtgtgtgtgtgtgtgtgtgtgtgtgtgtgtgtgtgtgtgtgtgtgtgtgtgtgtgtgtgtgtgtgtgtgtgtgtgtgtgtgtgtgtgtgtgtgtgtgtgtgtgtgtgtgtgtgtgtgtgtgtgtgtgtgtgtgtgtgtgtgtgtgtgtgtgtgtgtgtgcgttaaaCAGGTTTTACTTTCCATCTGCGCCTTGTAGGAATCCCATCCACTACATAAGGTAACAATAATGCCGCGTGGCCCATCGCTCGGCCATACCGCTTACATACCGGAGAAGGAACGCTATCATGTAACcaagcagcagctgctcgcCATGATGGACACGATGATGGGCGGTCGTGCTGCGGAGGAATTGATTTTCGGAGCGGACAAGATTACATCCGGTAAGAGCTTACGCAAACATCAAGGTTGTTCACTCTATGTTAACAGCATTTGCTTGTATCGCTTCCGCCACAGGTGCCAGCAGCGACCTGAAACAAGCCACCTCGATTGCGGCCCACATGGTCAAGGAGTGGGGCATGTCCGAGAGGGTTGGCCTGCGCACGATCGAAGGTCCGAAAGGGTTCGGACAGAATGAGGTACTCTCACCATCGACGATCGAAAGCGTCGATAACGAGATCAAGAAGCTGCTGAACGAAAGCTACGAACGAGCAAAGGCGATTCTGAAGCAACACGCCAAGGAGCATAAGGCACTGGCGGAAGCCCTGCTAAAGTACGAAACACTGGACGCGGAGGATATAAAAGCGATCATGGGCGGTGAAAAGCTGGCAGCTGAAGAGAATTAGGGCAGCGGGCAGATCAGCGCGAATCAATGCGAGATCGGAAGGTGCACAGGGTAGATGAAGGCCGTCGCACTAGGACGTCATGCAAAAGGCAAATTTCTTACCGTTTGGGatgaagcgtgtgtgtgtgcgtgtgtgctggATGTATAAAAGTTCAGCCCAATGTAAACGGGTTGCCGACAACTTCGAGACTCACATATAAAACCCACATCCTTCTGCACGCCACATCCTTCTGCAACCGATCTTGCAAAGTAAACTAAAGCGGGAAGCAGCCAGTCTTTAAGGCAAATAACAGTGCccgcttcttcttttttaacgCCTTTTAGTGAAGGTGTAGTGTTACAAAAACGCTTGATGATAGTGTAATGTCGATTGGATCGAGGACTAATATTGCTAGTAAGTGATACAaattgcaaatgaaaaatggaaatcTAAAACGACACCCAGCGTAAGGACACATGTTAGCGATCCAATGTGAAGTTATGAActattacattaaaaaaaacaaaaacaaaatacaaaaaaaaacgatatatGCAAGCGTgtatatatacatattattTCTTAGGTGGCACGCTTCATCAAACATATTCAAAGGTCCACAAATGTCTGGTAGTAGAAGCATGGAAGCAGAACGAACGCCGTGCAAGGTACAATGAACATTCAGCGCTGTCCCGAACAAGAACGCGCTTTGCATTGCTTTAGGTATGAAAATAAAGTACTGTTATCATGAATTGAGTTCGGAACATCTTTTGTGGAACCTTTTGTGATGTTCTTCAACGTAAATCGCTTCCAGTGTGTAAAGGAAAACAGGCAATCGGTAATAGATTTCATTTTATAtgatgcatttatttattgcaaGATTCCAAGGGGCAAcgccgcgcgtgtgtgtcgtTAACGGTGTGTTTCCTACTCTGCATCGCGCTTGTCAACGATACAGTCGGACAGTTCCTGCTCCCTCTCGATGAGTCCATCGTCCAGCTCCCGGGTGCCTTCCGTACCGCAGCTAGTGTTGGTCTTATCCTTGCTACACTCTTCGTACGACTTTTCGGACTCCTTTACCATCGCTGATACGTCCTTGTCCAGTGAGCTGAAGCACTCCTTAatctaaacaaataaaaaaagaaaggattaTTCCTGTTACATCGTCCGATGTAGTAGAAGCGCTGCTGCACCTACCTTGGAATACTTTTCGATAGTGCTGACCAGATCGATGGTAGGGTTCATCAAACGTTCCTGCAGACGGCCCACAACGAACGACTTCAGGTACTTGTCCTTGGTGTCAACCTTCATGATCTTCTTCAGCAGCTTGTGCACCTGACGGTACGTGTTACGGGGGGACTCTTTTTCACCTACAGTGGACGATCATTATTATTACTCCAAAAAACCTCCAAAGGCATTACGAAATTCTGTCCCAAATTACCTCCTTCACCGCCACTCGCGCCATCGCCACCCTCTTCGCCACCCTCTTCGCTGTCCTCTTCTGCGTCATCCTTTGACTCTTCGGTTTCATCGTCGGCTCCACTCACTGCATCATCGCTACCTGCACCTTCTTCGCCTTCTTTCATAGCGGAGTCCATTTCACTATCATCACCCTCAGCCCCTGACTCTGTGTCCGTTGCTCCTTCTTCGCCGTCAGCTGCACCGGCATCGGCTTCCGCATCTGAACCAGCATCCTCTGCACCCTCCTCTGCCCCAGCGTCTATATCGAATGTGTATTAATGAGCGCCCTAATGTTTACAACCCTCAAAGAAAGTCCCTTACCTTCGCTTAGCTCAGTAGATGATTCTTGATCAGACGTGTCGTCAGCCGGACGGGCGGATACGATTAGCACAAGGCATAATACACTAGCCACAAGCAGTAGAAACTtcatcgtttttgtttgtggtgtTATTTCACTGACTCCGTGgagaataaaacaaatgtaaGTGATGATCTTTACTGCTATTCAGCGCCGTTTTTATACCACACAGGGATCGTGGAATCATACAATCGATCGGTATTGATACAGCTTGCAGCACGTGTTAAACACAATGCACAGGCGATCGGGCTTTACTGTGGGCAAATATCCGCTGCAAACAAGCGACGTGTTGCAATAGGAGGAaagatttttatttgcttacCATACAGCGACATAATTGCATGCAAAGTTTACATTTAGTAATTTTATCTCGACGGGGAAAAGCGCACGCACGGGGTTGAGGGGTGAAGGTGGAAAATAATGAAGATCGCTAAACCGTCGCAGTGAAGATCGGTATGAAAAATAACTAATATGCACTTATCTTTGCAGTAGAAAAGTGCTTCTGATCGTGTGAAACAGTGCTTAATCTGCGCTTTTAGTTCGAATACCGCATCTGGTCAGGTAGATCGAGTTGGCTGTCGGGTGCTTACAAGGATAAGGAGTTGCAGCCATAGATCCAGCGCTCTGGAGACCTTTCTACTCATCCTCCTCCTATAGAAGTATTGAAATTCAAATCCATTGAGATTAAAGTGACGATCACTGTGCCAAAAACTGAATATAGAAGATCGACATGGAAGACAGTGTAGCGCAACAATCCTGATCTAGAGCATGTATAAATGTTTTGTATATAACATTAAGTCTCGAGCTaatcagtccttcgtatgggagacTTAATCCATGCTGGACTTGACCCGATAACGGACATCCTTCAGTAGACGTAAAACGACGTAACGATCAATGGACTGCTAAAaatggggcggtcccgtggtacagtcgtcaactcgaacgactcaataacatgcccgtcatgggccCAAGCCTGAAATGGACCCGTTCCCCCGTTGTGCAAGGATTGGACTAattccggctacgtggtaatgaattaagtctcgaaagcctgaaTAGGCCGgctggcatgtccgcgtaggacgttacgccaaatagaagaagaagaaggactGCCAGAAAAGGTGTTACCTTGATCAAGTTACGAAAGCACTCAAAAACAGTCATCTTCTGTCGGATTTAGAGAAATgtagcgaaaaagaaaaatacttaTTCTCTAAGCAAACAGATCGTACATGGAaatgtttgttcaattttattaCAATACATAGCGCGTCATTTACCTACAGATATAAAATACAGCCAACACTAGCGGGGTCACATAAAGACGTACATAAATAATAGCCTATTACTACAGCGAAGGAAATACTTTTGCGTTATCCTGTTTTCTCCATTtgcacatttaaaaaaaattaatctaCGCACCTGCAAACATTCCACCATTAACGGGTAAACGagttagttaaaaaaaacattacataATTTAGCACAATTCCATATCATTTGCCAAAAGCAGCTCTCTATACTGGTGGTTGCACTTACAATTTAACTGTTGCGCCTCAACAAAGCACGATGCAGCACGATGGCTGTGTTGAGCAGTGTGTTTAATTAATTCCATTTTGTAACCTCACACTGTAATTGTTGCATTAATAGGTTTTTTTGAATACTAGCTAGGCTAAAACGCAACATCCTCACCACGTACTAACACGCAGGAGGTCTTTCGTTATTAGCGTGTTACAAAGGGTAAAAGAAAAGATCAAATAATACATTATTTTCGTCTAAATTAATACTAAATCTCACGTTGATCGTatggttcttttttcttcttttttcgtgTTAATCCGTTGCACTTTCTTGTACGATCAAGCTCGTTCAATGGTAGTTAACCGATCATCAGTCGTTGCTTTAACGAACAATTCCACTGTATCACTACTTCTTGCTCTTGCTTAGTAAGGCACGTTTAGTTTCTTGGAGTTAGTGTCGCATGATGATCGTCAGTCCTTCCATACAAAGATCATGCATGTGGccagaagaagtaaaaaattCGCCTACAGCATTTAGCACCCAACAGTGTGTTCCGCGCCCGATTAGCCTTAAATCAGTCTGTTTTGTTTCAAGTAGTGTATGAGCAGTGCATGTATGAATTTGTACTGCGCTAATGATGGTATGATGTTGTCCCGCTGCTGACGAATCTGACCTATCAATCGTGGTATATCTATGTCCTGTGGAAAGGGAACAACACGGGAGAGCAAGTTAGTGGGTTTCTTTATAACATCCTAACATTTTCATTACCGTACCTGATTATGATCCAGTGTGTAAAGTAGCAAATCCGCCACTAAGGTCACGCCCGTACGACCGCCCCCTTCGTTACAGTGTATGAGAACTGGTGGATTGGTATTGTGCGATGGTGGCACTTCCGCAATAGACGCCAGCCGTACTGAATTCAACTCTTCCAGGAATCCTGCATGGAAAAGGtgcaaatggaaaattaaaAGCGACCATCCCCATCACAGCTGTATCATTATGGTACTCACCTAAAAAGTGTCCCACATCGCCCGGACAGTTCTGATCGGCCCATTCCGTGTAGGATATATGCCAAACTGAACGATATCGCCGGCTTTGCGTGTGGTATACGCGCAATTTGCTCGTTGTACACCGATCGGTTTCTTGCGAGAACTCGCGCCACACTTGGTACTGTAATCCAACGGCAACGGGATGGGGCAAagaaaatacatcaaattaataaaaaatttaaagaaGCAATCAGCCCCTACATCGAACCCTTACCTGCCCATACTCCAAACACCGTTCGCTGGTTTGTGGGATGTAGTTAAGCTCTTTGGATAGTTGCACCAACAGATAGACGTCCGCTTCCCAGACACACTGCcagaaaatgtttgttgtCAGCGTGTCGTTCGGGCTTTCGGCAACAATGTAAAATCTTTGCTTGTTGCCAACAGTGCTCTAAAACGAATTGCAAAATGATATTAATAAGTTTGTAGCCAACAAGCACTACAAACAAGCTTTTAGGTCTTCTCCAAACAGGCAAAACACTTACAGTTATGTGGGACGCATTTACATATCCCATGCGATTGTCCCGTGTCGGTGTTAGCCGTACGCGATTGTTATCGTATGGTAGAAACGTTGAATCAAAgttcttgtttttattgtcTTCCGCTAAGGCACAGTTATAGCTGGCACTGTCGCTACGTTTCGGTATACGCTCAAACTCGCAGTACAGCTGAGGATCTGCCAGTTTGGACTCGAGCAAAGAGCACTAAAGAGCAAGTAGAAGAAGATTAACATTCGAGAAGATCAAGATCGTGCGTTCACGACGAGGTTCATCTTCAACCTACCAACTTCTCCTTGCTGATATTCGCCGGCAGTGGCTGCAGCCGTGGCAAGCCCGTCGACCAACGGTGTCGCAGCTGTCCTGCGTTCGCGCCCTCGTTCATGGAAGAGTTGGCACTTCCACCGCTCCCGCCACCCTCCGTGCCGGGGTCGACCGAGCCCTTCTTTTTGCGATCCTTCTCCCGACCGAGCGTGGCACTTTTCTGCTTGTCGGCCGAGTTTTTCGACCGACCGCCAAGAATTTCCCATATgcgctttcgtttcgtttccttCACGGACGAGGACGATGTggacgtgttgttgttgttgttgttgctgttggtcgAGCTGCTGTTTTGGGTGGTATTGCGGCTAGTAGTGCTGCCCCCGATGCCACCGAGATTAGTCGATCCCGTGATCGAGCTGATACCGGAATCATTGTGCCCACCATTGCGCACGCTACCACTCTGGACGGTTTCATTTAGCGTGTAGTTGGAGTATTGGGAAGCATCGAGGACATTGTTTGACGAATGTGATCGATTCATGGGCACCGGTGGTTCCTTGTTCGTGGCAATTGTTGCATTCGATGGCGCAGCTGTTATTGCGGTGGAGGAACTGTTCAGCTTCGGGACTGCACTTGCCGGATCGTTGGTGGTTTGGTGTTTTGGCACATCAGCGTTGGATGGAGCAGGTGGACCCATTGCTGTGTTTGAGCCTCCCACTTCCGAAGCACGTTGCTGCAACAGTGGTTGTCGTCCTGTCGACTGTTCCTGTTGCagttggtgttgctgttgctgtttggtctggttatgttgtagctgttgctgctgttgttgcgatGACTGAGCTTGAAAATTAAACGATCCACCATCCAAAACGTTCACCGGAGCGCTAGTGCCGGTTGGCGTTTGGGGTTGCGGTGGCGTTGGAGGCATCGGTCGCATCGTCGGCTGATGCTGTACATTTGGTGCCGACTGCACGCTTGCTGTTCGGTTGCGTATCTCCCCAAGCGATTCATTGTCATCCTTCCACGGCAGTGGCACATTTTCGTAAATCGGTTCGATCGAACCGTTAATGTGTTGAGATGAGCGGTTCAGGTGAGCTTTGGTAGTTAAGCCGATGTGACCGTTAGCAGTAGCATGGTAGGACGGACTGTTGCTATCGCCAGCCGGTGTGTTGCCACCCGCAATCAATAGATGCTCCATTCCACCCGGCACGTAGTAGTACACATTGCCCGGGGCGGCCTGATTCGCCGCCGATATTAGGCCAGCTTTCGTTGATGTTAGATTCTCCATGAAGTTCAGATTTTCGTACGTGCCGTGTGGCAGCATCGTCTGTGAATGGTGCAACTGTGCGTGAGGATTGCCGGCAGCGGTCAGCCCGGGATAGCAAACCTGTCCACCGCTTTGTGAAAGATGCGCAATCTGCAGCTGATGCTGTGGAAGATGCGCCgcatgatggtggtggttcaTCAGCGGGCGGGTTGAGACCAGATCCGGACTAGAGCCAGACACCTGTGCACTTCGCAAACCGAGCAGTGCACGATGGGACGCCAAATCGGGGGTCGATGTTGAGCTGAGTCGATTGGCAGGATAGGGGGGAGGTGGTTTCACTAGTCGCATCATTTTAAACCGATGTGTTAACCCATAATCGGACGCATCGGAGTAATGCGGACCGATGATATGGGTCGTTGTGTGGTGTGTTACATCCGGATAGGGTTGCTGATGCATCTGCTGGGCGGcagattgttgctgctgctgctgctgctgttgctgcagatGCTGCCCATAGAAGGACACGTCCGGCTGGCTGCCTGTAATCCCGTACTCGAGATGATGTCCGGCCGATGCAacttgctgctgatgttgttgctcCTGTGCTAGAAGCATCTGGGAGGCGGACAGATGCAGCAAACTCCCATTGACAAGCCGCACATCGTTACTGCTCGAACGGTACTTTTGCTGGATGGCCGTCTCGTAGTCTGGTGCTGGTCGATAGGTTGGCAGAAGCGCTTTTAGCCGGTCCCGGTCTGGGGTCAAGTTGTTGTTGCTTAGATCCAAACAGGACGAACTTTGTGCCCGGTTGATGAGTGACGCATTCGAGCCGACAGGATTCAGACCCCAACTGGAACCCATTTGGTTCGAATACTCCAATGGCACCGCGGTGGTGGAAGTCGAGTTTAGATTAATGTCGAGCCCTGAGGAACGGGACGATTGCATCATGCTTGCCGGGTTGAGGTTGTTGAGATTAGTAATGCTTCCGCCGGCACCAGTCGCAATCGCAATATTGCTGGAGGATAAATGAACACCTGGCCCGCTcggtcctcctcctcctccgcctgGCTGTGTATCTACTATAGCATGATGTTGGTGTGCTCCGCTGTTCCACATGTTCGACGAATGCGATGCAAGCTCGTGCGTGCTGGGCCAACTCGTCGTTCCCATCGGGCCCTGATACGGAGCTTGTGATCCTCCCGGCGATGGACTaggctgatgctgctgttgttgttgctgt
Proteins encoded:
- the LOC1279397 gene encoding tyrosine-protein phosphatase non-receptor type 21 isoform X2, which codes for MLQLVVTILNSSTKIDCTLSSESTGQECLDNVCQRISIQQPEFFGLRYVVKGTTDEMRWVDLERPLSRQLEKYSANSKVLHLRVMYYVLSGVSLIQDEGTRNYYFLQLKHDVVEGRISCDPRQAVILANYSRQAEYGNHQDRHTVEYLKTLLSFPQEMVHANLLEALTEQVIQQAHELHNVTQGEAESLYISACQQLDGYGQETFTAKNDTGLEVMLGISVSGIIVASDTNKFYPWRDITNVVNHKRAFNIECTVPRESAGFTVTDVATGRYIWKLCALQHRFYVTYEQNLTQASQMNLNLFQNMGDNLNDSRDDLLSEQQYIHAQQQQQQQQQHQPSPSPGGSQAPYQGPMGTTSWPSTHELASHSSNMWNSGAHQHHAIVDTQPGGGGGGPSGPGVHLSSSNIAIATGAGGSITNLNNLNPASMMQSSRSSGLDINLNSTSTTAVPLEYSNQMGSSWGLNPVGSNASLINRAQSSSCLDLSNNNLTPDRDRLKALLPTYRPAPDYETAIQQKYRSSSNDVRLVNGSLLHLSASQMLLAQEQQHQQQVASAGHHLEYGITGSQPDVSFYGQHLQQQQQQQQQQSAAQQMHQQPYPDVTHHTTTHIIGPHYSDASDYGLTHRFKMMRLVKPPPPYPANRLSSTSTPDLASHRALLGLRSAQVSGSSPDLVSTRPLMNHHHHAAHLPQHQLQIAHLSQSGGQVCYPGLTAAGNPHAQLHHSQTMLPHGTYENLNFMENLTSTKAGLISAANQAAPGNVYYYVPGGMEHLLIAGGNTPAGDSNSPSYHATANGHIGLTTKAHLNRSSQHINGSIEPIYENVPLPWKDDNESLGEIRNRTASVQSAPNVQHQPTMRPMPPTPPQPQTPTGTSAPVNVLDGGSFNFQAQSSQQQQQQLQHNQTKQQQQHQLQQEQSTGRQPLLQQRASEVGGSNTAMGPPAPSNADVPKHQTTNDPASAVPKLNSSSTAITAAPSNATIATNKEPPVPMNRSHSSNNVLDASQYSNYTLNETVQSGSVRNGGHNDSGISSITGSTNLGGIGGSTTSRNTTQNSSSTNSNNNNNNTSTSSSSVKETKRKRIWEILGGRSKNSADKQKSATLGREKDRKKKGSVDPGTEGGGSGGSANSSMNEGANAGQLRHRWSTGLPRLQPLPANISKEKLCSLLESKLADPQLYCEFERIPKRSDSASYNCALAEDNKNKNFDSTFLPYDNNRVRLTPTRDNRMGYVNASHITSTVGNKQRFYIVAESPNDTLTTNIFWQCVWEADVYLLVQLSKELNYIPQTSERCLEYGQYQVWREFSQETDRCTTSKLRVYHTQSRRYRSVWHISYTEWADQNCPGDVGHFLGFLEELNSVRLASIAEVPPSHNTNPPVLIHCNEGGGRTGVTLVADLLLYTLDHNQDIDIPRLIGQIRQQRDNIIPSLAQYKFIHALLIHYLKQNRLI
- the LOC1279397 gene encoding tyrosine-protein phosphatase non-receptor type 21 isoform X1, producing MPFGLKLKKSRHYNVMSKSLFVISVDHLDSSTKIDCTLSSESTGQECLDNVCQRISIQQPEFFGLRYVVKGTTDEMRWVDLERPLSRQLEKYSANSKVLHLRVMYYVLSGVSLIQDEGTRNYYFLQLKHDVVEGRISCDPRQAVILANYSRQAEYGNHQDRHTVEYLKTLLSFPQEMVHANLLEALTEQVIQQAHELHNVTQGEAESLYISACQQLDGYGQETFTAKNDTGLEVMLGISVSGIIVASDTNKFYPWRDITNVVNHKRAFNIECTVPRESAGFTVTDVATGRYIWKLCALQHRFYVTYEQNLTQASQMNLNLFQNMGDNLNDSRDDLLSEQQYIHAQQQQQQQQQHQPSPSPGGSQAPYQGPMGTTSWPSTHELASHSSNMWNSGAHQHHAIVDTQPGGGGGGPSGPGVHLSSSNIAIATGAGGSITNLNNLNPASMMQSSRSSGLDINLNSTSTTAVPLEYSNQMGSSWGLNPVGSNASLINRAQSSSCLDLSNNNLTPDRDRLKALLPTYRPAPDYETAIQQKYRSSSNDVRLVNGSLLHLSASQMLLAQEQQHQQQVASAGHHLEYGITGSQPDVSFYGQHLQQQQQQQQQQSAAQQMHQQPYPDVTHHTTTHIIGPHYSDASDYGLTHRFKMMRLVKPPPPYPANRLSSTSTPDLASHRALLGLRSAQVSGSSPDLVSTRPLMNHHHHAAHLPQHQLQIAHLSQSGGQVCYPGLTAAGNPHAQLHHSQTMLPHGTYENLNFMENLTSTKAGLISAANQAAPGNVYYYVPGGMEHLLIAGGNTPAGDSNSPSYHATANGHIGLTTKAHLNRSSQHINGSIEPIYENVPLPWKDDNESLGEIRNRTASVQSAPNVQHQPTMRPMPPTPPQPQTPTGTSAPVNVLDGGSFNFQAQSSQQQQQQLQHNQTKQQQQHQLQQEQSTGRQPLLQQRASEVGGSNTAMGPPAPSNADVPKHQTTNDPASAVPKLNSSSTAITAAPSNATIATNKEPPVPMNRSHSSNNVLDASQYSNYTLNETVQSGSVRNGGHNDSGISSITGSTNLGGIGGSTTSRNTTQNSSSTNSNNNNNNTSTSSSSVKETKRKRIWEILGGRSKNSADKQKSATLGREKDRKKKGSVDPGTEGGGSGGSANSSMNEGANAGQLRHRWSTGLPRLQPLPANISKEKLCSLLESKLADPQLYCEFERIPKRSDSASYNCALAEDNKNKNFDSTFLPYDNNRVRLTPTRDNRMGYVNASHITSTVGNKQRFYIVAESPNDTLTTNIFWQCVWEADVYLLVQLSKELNYIPQTSERCLEYGQYQVWREFSQETDRCTTSKLRVYHTQSRRYRSVWHISYTEWADQNCPGDVGHFLGFLEELNSVRLASIAEVPPSHNTNPPVLIHCNEGGGRTGVTLVADLLLYTLDHNQDIDIPRLIGQIRQQRDNIIPSLAQYKFIHALLIHYLKQNRLI